In the Euphorbia lathyris chromosome 5, ddEupLath1.1, whole genome shotgun sequence genome, one interval contains:
- the LOC136229787 gene encoding chloroplast envelope quinone oxidoreductase homolog isoform X1, giving the protein MAGKLMHTVQYDSYGFGAAGLKHVEVPIPTPKKDEILVKVEATSLNTADWQIQKGMVRPIIPHRFPYIPGTDVAGEVIDIGPGVKDFKSGDKVVTKLDLLSGGGLAEFAVAKESITVPRPPEVSAAEGSALLVAGLTAHQALTGPAEVKLDGSGKQTNILITAASGGVGHFAVQLAKLGNTHVTATCGARNIELVKSLGADEVLDYKTPEGAALKSPSGRKYDVVIHCATGIPWSTFEPNLSENGKVVDLTPNASSFLTFAVKKLTFSKKQLVPMNMSAKRENLAYLVDLVKEGKVKVVIDSKHPLSKAEDAWAKCIDGHATGKIVVEP; this is encoded by the exons ATGGCCGGCAAACTAATGCACACGGTTCAGTACGATAGTTATGGCTTTGGAGCAGCTGGTTTAAAG CATGTTGAAGTCCCAATCCCCACTCCAAAGAAAGATGAGATTTTGGTGAAGGTAGAAGCAACTAGTCTAAATACAGCTGATTGGCAAATTCAAAAGGGAATGGTGCGACCTATCATTCCTCATAGATTCCCCTACATTCCTG GTACTGATGTTGCAGGAGAGGTCATAGATATTGGACCAGGAGTAAAAGACTTCAAATCTGGCGATAAAGTTGTGACTAAGCTTGATCTTCTT AGCGGAGGTGGACTAGCTGAGTTTGCAGTTGCTAAGGAGAGTATAACAGTTCCTCGGCCACCTGAAGTTTCTGCTGCTGAAGGGTCAGCATTACTTGTTGCTGGTCTAACTGCACATCAGGCTCTTACTGGGCCTGCCGAGGTCAAACTTGACGGAAGTGGTAAACAGACAAACATTCTGATCACTGCTGCCTCAGGTGGTGTGGGTCACTTTGCAGTTCAGCTAGCAAAGCTCGGAAACACACATGTCACAGCCACTTGTGGAGCCCGGAATATTGAATTAGTGAAAAGTTTAGGGGCTGATGAGGTTCTTGACTACAAGACTCCAGAGGGAGCAGCTCTGAAGAGCCCATCTGGTCGGAAGTATGATGTAGTTATCCACTGTGCTACTGGGATTCCTTGGAGTACTTTCGAACCTAATTTGAGCGAGAATGGGAAGGTTGTAGATCTCACTCCAAATGCTAGTTCATTCTTGACTTTTGCTGTAAAGAAACTTACCTTCTCTAAGAAGCAGTTAGTTCCAATGAACATGTCGGCCAAGCGTGAGAACCTGGCATATCTTGTTGATCTGGTTAAGGAAGGGAAGGTTAAGGTAGTTATCGATTCAAAGCATCCGTTGAGCAAGGCTGAAGATGCTTGGGCTAAATGTATAGATGGCCACGCTACCGGCAAGATTGTTGTGGAACCTTAG
- the LOC136229787 gene encoding chloroplast envelope quinone oxidoreductase homolog isoform X2 — protein MVRPIIPHRFPYIPGTDVAGEVIDIGPGVKDFKSGDKVVTKLDLLSGGGLAEFAVAKESITVPRPPEVSAAEGSALLVAGLTAHQALTGPAEVKLDGSGKQTNILITAASGGVGHFAVQLAKLGNTHVTATCGARNIELVKSLGADEVLDYKTPEGAALKSPSGRKYDVVIHCATGIPWSTFEPNLSENGKVVDLTPNASSFLTFAVKKLTFSKKQLVPMNMSAKRENLAYLVDLVKEGKVKVVIDSKHPLSKAEDAWAKCIDGHATGKIVVEP, from the exons ATGGTGCGACCTATCATTCCTCATAGATTCCCCTACATTCCTG GTACTGATGTTGCAGGAGAGGTCATAGATATTGGACCAGGAGTAAAAGACTTCAAATCTGGCGATAAAGTTGTGACTAAGCTTGATCTTCTT AGCGGAGGTGGACTAGCTGAGTTTGCAGTTGCTAAGGAGAGTATAACAGTTCCTCGGCCACCTGAAGTTTCTGCTGCTGAAGGGTCAGCATTACTTGTTGCTGGTCTAACTGCACATCAGGCTCTTACTGGGCCTGCCGAGGTCAAACTTGACGGAAGTGGTAAACAGACAAACATTCTGATCACTGCTGCCTCAGGTGGTGTGGGTCACTTTGCAGTTCAGCTAGCAAAGCTCGGAAACACACATGTCACAGCCACTTGTGGAGCCCGGAATATTGAATTAGTGAAAAGTTTAGGGGCTGATGAGGTTCTTGACTACAAGACTCCAGAGGGAGCAGCTCTGAAGAGCCCATCTGGTCGGAAGTATGATGTAGTTATCCACTGTGCTACTGGGATTCCTTGGAGTACTTTCGAACCTAATTTGAGCGAGAATGGGAAGGTTGTAGATCTCACTCCAAATGCTAGTTCATTCTTGACTTTTGCTGTAAAGAAACTTACCTTCTCTAAGAAGCAGTTAGTTCCAATGAACATGTCGGCCAAGCGTGAGAACCTGGCATATCTTGTTGATCTGGTTAAGGAAGGGAAGGTTAAGGTAGTTATCGATTCAAAGCATCCGTTGAGCAAGGCTGAAGATGCTTGGGCTAAATGTATAGATGGCCACGCTACCGGCAAGATTGTTGTGGAACCTTAG
- the LOC136230615 gene encoding chloroplast envelope quinone oxidoreductase homolog: MAPGKLMNAVQYDKYGGGASGLKHVEVAVPSPQKDEVLIKNEAISLNPFDWKIQKGIARPLLPRKFPFIPALDVAGEIAEVGAGVTDFKIGDKVVAMLNPLTGGGLAKFASAKQSLTALRPREVSAAEGAGLPVAGLTAHQALTQAAGIKLDGTDKQKNILITAASGGVGHYAVQLAKLGNTHVTATCGARNFKFVKSLGADEVLDYRTPDGEALKSPSGRKYDAVIHCATGIPWGTFEPNLSENGKVIDITPGPSAFLTFAMKKVTFSKKQLLPLLVMPKKENLEYLIKLVKEGKLKSVVDSKHPLAKAEDAWAKSIDGHATGKIIVEP, encoded by the exons ATGGCTCCTGGCAAGCTGATGAATGCGGTTCAGTACGACAAATATGGCGGAGGAGCATCTGGATTGAAG CATGTTGAAGTTGCAGTCCCTTCTCCACAGAAAGATGAAGttttgattaaaaatgaagCTATTAGTTTAAACCCATTTGATTGGAAAATTCAAAAAGGAATAGCTCGCCCTTTACTTCCTCGCAAGTTTCCTTTCATTCCTG CTTTGGATGTGGCTGGTGAAATCGCGGAGGTCGGAGCTGGGGTCACTGATTTTAAAATTGGAGACAAAGTCGTTGCTATGCTCAACCCCTTA ACAGGAGGTGGATTGGCCAAGTTTGCATCGGCTAAACAGAGTTTGACAGCTTTAAGACCGCGTGAAGTTTCAGCAGCTGAAGGTGCAGGTTTGCCAGTAGCTGGCCTCACCGCTCACCAGGCACTCACTCAAGCTGCTGGAATCAAGCTCGATGGAACCGACAAGCAGAAGAACATTTTGATCACTGCTGCCTCGGGTGGAGTTGGCCATTATGCAGTTCAGTTAGCAAAATTAGGAAACACACACGTAACAGCCACTTGTGGAGCACGGAACTTTAAATTTGTCAAAAGTTTAGGAGCAGATGAAGTTCTTGATTACAGGACACCAGATGGGGAAGCTCTAAAGAGCCCTTCGGGTCGGAAATACGATGCAGTAATCCACTGTGCAACAGGCATTCCTTGGGGAACGTTCGAGCCGAATTTGAGTGAAAATGGGAAGGTTATAGACATAACTCCAGGTCCTAGTGCATTTTTGACTTTTGCTATGAAGAAAGTGACCTTCTCAAAGAAGCAGCTACTGCCATTGCTTGTGATGCCGAAAAAGGAGAACTTGGAGTATCTGATTAAGCTGGTGAAAGAAGGGAAGCTGAAAAGTGTTGTGGACTCTAAACATCCGCTTGCCAAGGCTGAAGATGCTTGGGCTAAGAGTATTGATGGTCATGCTACTGGTAAGATTATTGTGGAGCCTTAG